The sequence GTCGTCCGCGTTGTAGTATTTGGTAGATCtcgccatgttgatttccTCTGGTAGAGAGCTTGTATGTAGATCCTGGCAAGAGACAGATGATATTTCGAGCTCCAGGAACAGACAACAGCCTACGAGATTTTTTTAAATGTTCCAAAGCGTTATTGAAATCGAAGTAGAATTCATCGACCTGCGGTCTGCGGAGATGATGTTGGCTGGATTTCGAAGTCTCCTCGAAGTCGGCGGATCGTTGAACTATAAGCGGACGGCGCAGGGTCGCAAGGCTTAGCGGCATCTGCGTACCCGTATCTTGATATTTCTTACGGGATGTGGCCACTCCGGATGACCTGAGCTGAGGTGGGTGACAGCTGACAAGCACGGTGTAAAGGGCTCGCTGCTGGCAGGCTGAAGTGCTTGTTCGGTCTGCCGCTCTGTCAAACAACAGTTGGACCATATTCCCGTTGTTGCTACGGCGTATTCGGAACGCGCAAAGGCTTCCATGATCCTGGAATTGGGTGCTTTGACTTCATGAGTCGAGTGATGAGGCTGTGTTCTATTCTTGGTGATTTCGCTTACACCCCTGCACTTGCTCACCCTGTTGGAACGCTGCGGCTAGATGAATTGCGTAAGCTAAACCAGAATTAGATCTTGAGCTCCAAAGAAACCACCAAAGAGTGGATAGAGGTCTCTTCCTATGACACTTGCCCTCAAGGAAAGGATGCTGAGATCTCTTAATCCGTGCGTTGGGATGCTATACCGTCAAATGGAAAGTGCAGATCAATCATCAGCAGCAAAATACTCGTGTGTGAACTGTGCTCAGGTTGTTCCAATATGTTCGAGATGTGTTGTCTTAATTCATGAGTGTTTCATCGTTTATATACCACCGCCTATATCGCGAGTTAGCATTGCCGCAACATCAGGCACACGTCTGTCCCAGGTGATACATACCTGACCTGTCTACCGTCACGCTGTAATCGCCATCATTTCTATCCCTCTGAAGTTCTGCCGATGGCCTCGACTTTGTCATGAGGTAACCTCCACCAAGTGACATCGCAGTGATGAGAGTGAAAGTAGACGGACTATAGAAGCAGGTAAGCAAGTCAGTCTTCCCGATGTGGACAACAGCTCCGGAGGAGTGCTCGAACGTACGTAAGAATCCTGGAGTAAGGCATGGGTGTGGTTTTGATATCTCAACTCAAGGTACTGGGGGGGCTCGAGGAGGGATCCAATGTCTCGTCTTGAAGTGATGATGGGAGGGTGCTTGCTTTCGAGGTCGCGTGCCTATGATGCCCTTCGGTAATACGCCCCCGCAAAAGACCCATCCAGGCCCCTGTCAGAAAGACGACAAGCGAACCAACAATGCTCACCGTAGCTCCGCGTTTCACCGCCTTAGTAAGAGGGCAGAACCTCGATTTTTGTGTTGCGGCTTTGCGCATTCTTTCGACAAGCCTGCACGCAATCACAGCACGACCATGCCACTTCCGAAGAGACAGGCTGTCCACGCCAAGGGCGTAAAGGCTACGAATCCCACTAAACATACAAAATCTACCGAATCGAGTGGTAAGTAAGACAAGCGGTACCTGCCGTGTGGCCAATCCGATTACGACCACATTCGAGCCGCGACGCCGTAAGTCTTGTCGCTGATTGCAAATCCAGGAGATTCTCGTTTTGCCAACTTTGAAAGCGACGCTCGTTTCAGACTTCCGTCGAAGAAGCACaccaagaccaagcttgACCCTCGATTCTCGCGGTTACGAAGCGACCCAGACTTCTACAACAAAGCAACAGTAGACAAGTATGGTCGCAAGATCTCGAAAGACGCTGGCAAGAAGGCCCTCGAGAGGCAGTACGATGAAGAGAGCGACGAGGGCGAAGAAGCACTCGAGGGTCTAGTCACGGAGAAGCGAGACAAGTCCGTATTGAAGGAGCTGGAGAGGGTACAGAAGGAGGGCTTTGACCCTATTCGCGACGGCGGACTTGAGTCTTCATCAGATGAGAGCTCCAgcgacgaggaagaggaggaggttGAGGAGCAGGTGGAACTGGCTGGTGACGACAACGAAGTACCCACCGGGGACATCTCTTCTCGACTAGCTGCTGTAAACATGGACTGGGACAACATTCGTGCGAGTGACATCATGGCTGTTGCAAATTCGTTTGTGCCAGCAGATGGGCGTATCCTGAACGTGGTTATCTACCCGAGTGAGTTCGGGATGGAACGGATGCAGCGTGAAGAGATCGAAGGGCCACCTCGAGAGATTTTTGCGTCTACTGCGAACAAGAACGAAGCCAAAATCTCCACACTGGATGATGACTCGGACGCGTCCGACGCGTCGGATGTTAGAGACGAGGAACAGGTTGAGGAAGACCTGCAGCAAGGCGACAAGGGTGAGGAGTTCGACTCAACAAAACTGCGAAGTTACCAACTGGATCGATTGCGCTACTATTACGCGGTAATCACCTGCTCCTCAGCGAATGTGGCCAAGTCGGTCTATGACAACTTGGATGGGCGAGAATACCTGACCAGCGCCAACTTCTTCGACCTTCGATTCGTCCCTGACGGAACCGAATTCGATCAGGATCCCCACGACGAATGCGAAAGGTTGCCGGACGGCTACAAACCCAATGAGTTTACCACAGACGCGCTTACTCATTCGAAGGTCAGGTTGACTTGGGACGCCGAGGATACGACACGAAAGGAGGTGCAAAAACGCGCATTCTCGAGGAAGGAGATTGATGAGAATGAGCTCAAAGCCTATCTTGGCAGCGACTCGGAATCATCTGAGGACGATGAGGAGACAGCTAAGACCGACAAGGCTGCCAGCCTGCGAGCAGCTCTAGGCCTTGAGGCCCCGAGCAAATCGTCAAAATCGAAAACCAAGTCATCGTCGAAGCGAGACCGCGACTTTCCCAAGCCGGACGGGGAGATGCAGATTACCTTCTCCGGAGGCCTGCTGGGCGAGGGCAAAGGTGGCTCTGTCTTCGAGAACGAGGTTCCACTCAACGAAACTACAATGGAGAAGTACGTGCgtaaagagaaggagaggaaAGCCAAGCGAAAGGAGAGAATGAAAGCAAAGAAAGAGGGGCGTGACCCAGATGCTGAAGTTGAGGAGACCGAGACAGCCACAGCTGGTGCGGATGGCGACGATCCATTTAACGATCCCTTCTTCGCATCCGATGGCGAAGGTGTTGAAAAGGCCGAGAGGAAAGCGGAGAACAGGTCCAAGCGAGCGAAGAAACGTGAGGAGAAAGAAGCAGAAGAGGCGGCCAATGCAGCTGAGCGGGCTAAATTGGAGCTACTTATGGCTGATGACGAGGACAACAAGATGCGTCACTTCAACATGAACGAGATCGAGAAGGCTGAaaaggcgaagaagaagggcaaAAAGGGTAGGAAGAATGCGCCGGTGGTGGAAGATAATTTCAAGATCGATACCAGCGATCCTCGTTTTGCGAAACTATACGAGAGCCACGAGTTTGCTATTGATCCTACGAACCCACGGTTCAAGGAGACATCAGGCATGAAAGCCTTGCTAGAGGAAGGCCGtaagaagaggaagcaggGGAGAGAGGGTGATGAGCCTGAGCAAGACAGGCAACCTAAGAAGTCCAAAAAAGTGGACGACGATGGCGATGTGGACATCAAAAAGTTGGCTGCACGTGTCAAGGCAAAGAGCAAGCAAAGATAGCTTCTATAGAACTGTGTACGTCGACAATATACCCTCTCGAAATGGTTCACGCCACGATCGTCTTTCAGGATGTATGTTGGACCTCGATAGCCTCATCTTGCTTCAGACTTGAATTTGCAGAGCTGAGCAGTACTGTAGCCGCTGTAAGCGTCCGTGTGTCGACCAGAAACATGTTTCGGCATTCCTGCTCTGACCTGAGACAACTGACGTCATCGTGTGTTGAAAATCTAGTCGGCAATCGCCAGTGATCTGGGGTTGCACACCAACTTCAGACCGCGAAGACCAAGACAAAAGGCAGTTGCGCTGCAACGAGCCTACATTACGAGAGTCCATACAATACGTCACTGTTCCCAGCGCCTTTGGGAGGCGTCGCGCTATTTGAAACAGTCGTCCTTGACATCCTTGGCTCTCAAGAGGGTGACGAGTAACAGCAATTCCTAGACCTAATGGCCGGAACTCGGCTACCACGCGTGCCAACCCTGCGGGATGACGAAACAGGACCAGTCCCTTAAGGTCCCTCAAGGAATGAATGGGCTCTTCTGGCTGAAGAAGAGTACATCACACTCTTGATCAGCTACCTCGGAATTAATACTAGGATGCGTTTTCGCAAGAAGAAGCGCCATGAGTTTGTCGACGACCAGAAGGATCAGTCACCAGAGTTCGTCGGTCTACGAGACCGCATCGTGCATTTTACATGGTTCGTGACACTTCCCAAAGAGCTCAGCAGGCTCCTGACGGTATGACATAGGCCATGGTTCGCAGCAACAATGTCTACAGGATCTCTCGCTGTTGTCTTGGGCAACACTCCAAATAGGTTCACAGGACTACAGACGATAGGAAAGGTTGTCTTCATCTTCGACCTTGTTCTGTTCCTCTTGTTCAATGCTTTGATGGCGACACGCTTCATTCTCGTTCCGCGCAAACTTGTTGCATCTTTACACCACCCTGTCGAGGGACTGTTCCATGGCACATATTGGGTATCCGCGGCCCTTATACTGAATTGTGCATATATTTACGGCAACGCGAATACCGGACCGTGGTTCCCCAAAGCTCTTGAGGTCTGCTTTTGGGTCTACTGCATTATTGCGTTCATCGTTGGCGTTTTCCAGTACTCGATGTTCTTCCGTTTGGAGCGCCTCAGTGCAGCGGACGCCGTACCTGCGTGGATCTTCCCCATCTATCCACTATTGGTAGTGGGAACGCTGGCAGGTACCATGCTACCCGCTCAACCGACCGGTCCCGGCTGGAATATCTTCGTTGGAGGAGTGCTTCTGCAGGGACTTGCTTGGGTAGTCTCGTTTCTAATGTACGCGCTGTACATGCAACGTTTGATGACTAGCTCTTTGCCAACGCCAGCCACGCGACCTGGAATGTTTGTGTCAGTGGGTCCAGCAGGTAAGCTACATGCTTCTTGGTCCAACTTTTGTCCACCCCTAATCGTGCAAAGGTTACACTGCAGCAGGACTGATTTCTCTCGCAAACCACGCACCCACCTTCGTCAGCGCCAACTACTGGACAGATGGCCCCTCACACGACGGTGATATAGTACGCATCTTTGGCATCATGTCTGGACTTTTCGTCATCCTCTTCTCCTACTGGTTCTTCTTCATCACTACCATCGCGGTACTGGCTGGCGTCCGCAAGATGTCTTTCTCCCTGAACTGGTGGGCCTTCATTTTCCCAAACGCGGGTCTGACCCTCGCAACAATACAAGCTGGCAAAGTCCTGCATAGCGAGGCTATCAACGGCCTTGCTAGTGCGTTGACCATCTTGTTGGTCATCATGTGGTTCATTACTGCATTCTTCTGCATTCGCGGTGTATACCGGGGAGAGGTTCTGTGGCCTGGCAAAGATGAAGACAAGACTATGGAGGGGATCGGCTGGGGTTGGCAAAGCAACAGGAACAATCCTGAAGCAAAGAGGGTGATTGCTCGGAATGGCTTTAGCCGAAATGTTTGATGCATGCACCTGCTACGGATGCCACAACAGACACATTGGCAACGACGTCAGCAGAACAACCGCTCGGCGTCGTCTGCAAGTCTCTTCGCGCCACCCTCGAGCAGTCTCACTGCGACAAAAGTCGATGCATCCATGACGCTACAAATCTTCTACCGTGTCCAGCACCGGGAGCCAGACATTACGATGAGGAAGGGCTCTGCTCTAACGCCAGAAATCTCATGTCTTGGAACCGAGGGGTTAGTCGAGCAAATTCTAG is a genomic window of Ascochyta rabiei chromosome 16, complete sequence containing:
- a CDS encoding pre-rRNA-processing protein esf1; this translates as MMPFGNTPPQKTHPGPCQKDDKRTNNAHRSSAFHRLSKRAEPRFLCCGFAHSFDKPARNHSTTMPLPKRQAVHAKGVKATNPTKHTKSTESSGDSRFANFESDARFRLPSKKHTKTKLDPRFSRLRSDPDFYNKATVDKYGRKISKDAGKKALERQYDEESDEGEEALEGLVTEKRDKSVLKELERVQKEGFDPIRDGGLESSSDESSSDEEEEEVEEQVELAGDDNEVPTGDISSRLAAVNMDWDNIRASDIMAVANSFVPADGRILNVVIYPSEFGMERMQREEIEGPPREIFASTANKNEAKISTLDDDSDASDASDVRDEEQVEEDLQQGDKGEEFDSTKLRSYQLDRLRYYYAVITCSSANVAKSVYDNLDGREYLTSANFFDLRFVPDGTEFDQDPHDECERLPDGYKPNEFTTDALTHSKVRLTWDAEDTTRKEVQKRAFSRKEIDENELKAYLGSDSESSEDDEETAKTDKAASLRAALGLEAPSKSSKSKTKSSSKRDRDFPKPDGEMQITFSGGLLGEGKGGSVFENEVPLNETTMEKYVRKEKERKAKRKERMKAKKEGRDPDAEVEETETATAGADGDDPFNDPFFASDGEGVEKAERKAENRSKRAKKREEKEAEEAANAAERAKLELLMADDEDNKMRHFNMNEIEKAEKAKKKGKKGRKNAPVVEDNFKIDTSDPRFAKLYESHEFAIDPTNPRFKETSGMKALLEEGRKKRKQGREGDEPEQDRQPKKSKKVDDDGDVDIKKLAARVKAKSKQR